CCGCCTCTCGAGAAGCAGCAACCTTCTCAGGGGCGGTTATCTTTAGGTGTATTCTAGGTAATATAGCGGCATACCAATTGGTTTGTACTGGACAGGTGGAATTTTATTCAATAAAATGTAAATAAGCATAAGAGAGGAGTCTTGGTGCTTATGGTGAATTATAAGTTGATTGAGCCGAGTCCGCTTACAAGTCTGCAAATGAACCGAAGCTCTTCGTTATATACCATTTATTTGAATAACTTGAAACGTTATTCCAGAATAGAAGCACTTAATCAGACACGGGATTTCATCTTCGCCCATACTCCTGATCAGTTATCCGAACAGATCGCCTCGATGGAATTTCTCTACATGAATGATTTGTTCGATGATCTAACATGTTGGATGAATCAGCCGTGCATCAGGAAAGATGTGTCTTTTCTTTACAGTATCTTGATGGATCGCCGCCAAAGAAAATCAACGATGGACCGCGTTCATCAACTGAAGGCTATCCGGTTTACGAACCCTTCCATGCATTGTCTTCACCTCTTCACCCTCGTTTATTCCTACTATGATTTGAAGATGTACACAGCCTTGGATAAATATTTAGATGACTGTGAGATTGCGCTTCGAGCCGTGGATGAACCCCTCATGTATTATTATTTGAATCAGAGGTACCAGGAGCTCCTTTTCCAGCATTATTGGAAGACAGACAACTCTATTCTCGCCAGCCGGTACGCTTATAAGATGATCAATACAGAACTTTCACCGAAGCGGAAGTATCGTATGTATCATCACCTGGCCTTATGTCTACTCTTTGACGGATATAATTCTGCCATCGAGCCGCTCAGTAAAGCTCTGGAAATCGCAGAGAGAATCAACGAAAGACCTCTCATTGACTCCGTTCTTCACCGATCGCTTCCGTTCATCTCGGCTTTCCATCATAAGACGGAGGGAGTCACTACACCGGACCCTGTGGAGAATGCACATCTTTGTATTGTGAAAGGGGATGTGAAGCGGGCGAAGGATTTCCTGCGGACGCTTCCTGTGCTGACTCCTTTTCAAGAGAGTTACATGGGGCTTGCCGAGCGGGATGAAGATCGGTTGAATCTTGCACATAAACGATTTATTACCGAACGTGGGGACCATTTCTTTGCACGTGTACCTTTGGAATTCTTGAAACGAATACAATCATAATTGGAGGCAGATTTTTCATGAGAAAAATGCTGACGTTGCTGTTCCTTTTTGTATTGCTTTCGGCCGCAGGTGCTTCGTTTTCAGATGGTCATACGTATGCGAAAGATCCGGGCGACCCTGGTATGGGCTCCGTTCATCCTGACAAAGATCCGGGCGATCCCGGCATGGGTTAAACAAGAAGACGCCTCCTTTAACAAGGAGGCGTCTTCTTGTTTATTTTTTCCGTTTTCTTTCCGGTAGAGGTTCTCTACGGATCATTTTCGTAAAGGCGTAAACGAAAATGATCAGAATGATGGTAAACGGCAGGGCGGAAACAAGAGAGGCCGTCTGCAGCGCATTCAGTCCTCCTGCGACGAGTAGAACAGCCGCAATAGCCGCCATTAGTACACCCCAGACGATTTTAATCGGAAGAGAAGGTGTCAGGCTTCCGTTCGTCGTCATACTTGCAAGGATATAAGTGGCGGAGTCTGCCGATGTAATAAGAAATGTTGCAATTAATAAGATAGACAGCATCGACATGATTCCTGTCAACGGAAGGTATTCATATGTTTCAAATAAAGCGACGGTGATGTCGTTACTAACAGCAGATGCAATCGATGTTCCACTGTTAAGGTCACTGTTCAATGCCGTACCACCGAAAGTGGCGATCCATAGGCAGGCGATTAATGGCGGCACGACAAGCACACCGAAAACGAATTCCCGGATTGTTCGTCCCCTGGAAACCCTTGCAACGAATGCTCCGACGAATGGAGACCAGGCAATGGCCCAAGCCCAGTAAAAGATCGTCCAGTCCTGCAGCCATCCATTGTTTCCCTGATAAGGCGTAAGCCTCAAGCTGTAGCTGACAAAGTTGTTCAGATAGTCTCCCAGTCCCAATGTGAAACTGTTCAGGATGAAAACAGTAGGGCCTGCAATAAAGACAAACAGCAGGAGAAGAAGACACAGACCGAGGTTCAGGTTGCTCAACCATTTGATGCCTTTATTCAATCCTGTGCTTGAAGAGGTTAAGTATAGAATAAGCAGAACGGCGGTGATAAGTAATTGGCTTGTGGTGTTGTTCGGAACATCAAATACGGCATTCAACCCGCCGTTCATCTGCAGGATGCCGAGTCCGAGAGAGGTGGCAATTCCCATTACCGTAGCGATGACGGCCAGGGAGTCTGTCGTGTTTTTGACCACTTTGGATTTGCCGAGTACAGGTTCGAGAGCCGTAGAAATCAGGCCGTTCTTATCCTTCCGGAACTGAAGGAAGGCGATGATCAGACCGACGATGGCGAACACCGACCATTGGCTGACACCCCAATGG
This sequence is a window from Bacillus sp. SB49. Protein-coding genes within it:
- a CDS encoding BCCT family transporter — translated: MMKEQLKNPVFLISATVVAILVVIGAVNPTGFGNVAGTLFDFTTLNFGWFYLISVFGFVLFLIILSISKYGKIKIGPQDSKPEFPFFTWIGMLFSAGFGVGIVFYGVAEPMSHFFETPFSDLEPQTEEAARVAMGYSFFHWGVSQWSVFAIVGLIIAFLQFRKDKNGLISTALEPVLGKSKVVKNTTDSLAVIATVMGIATSLGLGILQMNGGLNAVFDVPNNTTSQLLITAVLLILYLTSSSTGLNKGIKWLSNLNLGLCLLLLLFVFIAGPTVFILNSFTLGLGDYLNNFVSYSLRLTPYQGNNGWLQDWTIFYWAWAIAWSPFVGAFVARVSRGRTIREFVFGVLVVPPLIACLWIATFGGTALNSDLNSGTSIASAVSNDITVALFETYEYLPLTGIMSMLSILLIATFLITSADSATYILASMTTNGSLTPSLPIKIVWGVLMAAIAAVLLVAGGLNALQTASLVSALPFTIILIIFVYAFTKMIRREPLPERKRKK
- a CDS encoding AimR family lysis-lysogeny pheromone receptor, with the translated sequence MVNYKLIEPSPLTSLQMNRSSSLYTIYLNNLKRYSRIEALNQTRDFIFAHTPDQLSEQIASMEFLYMNDLFDDLTCWMNQPCIRKDVSFLYSILMDRRQRKSTMDRVHQLKAIRFTNPSMHCLHLFTLVYSYYDLKMYTALDKYLDDCEIALRAVDEPLMYYYLNQRYQELLFQHYWKTDNSILASRYAYKMINTELSPKRKYRMYHHLALCLLFDGYNSAIEPLSKALEIAERINERPLIDSVLHRSLPFISAFHHKTEGVTTPDPVENAHLCIVKGDVKRAKDFLRTLPVLTPFQESYMGLAERDEDRLNLAHKRFITERGDHFFARVPLEFLKRIQS